A region of Nocardioides alkalitolerans DNA encodes the following proteins:
- a CDS encoding pseudouridine synthase — protein MTIETDDEGLIRLQKLLAQSGVASRRKCEELMLDGLVTVDGEVVTRLGTKVDPRTAVIRVDGQRLPPISPHVYLVLNKPLGVVSTMSDPEGRRNLGDLVADRPERLFHVGRLDTDTSGLILLTNDGDFAHRMAHPSFEVDKTYVAEVDGQVSRETLQELRDGVTLDDGPVTVRSVKVVEKGAGGAVGRTIVELVIHEGRNRIVRRLLQHVGHPVRRLTRTKIGPVELRGLRGGELRDLTREELGALLDRAQL, from the coding sequence ATGACCATCGAGACCGACGACGAGGGCCTCATCCGCCTGCAGAAGCTGCTCGCCCAGTCGGGCGTGGCCTCGCGCCGCAAGTGCGAGGAGCTCATGCTCGACGGCCTCGTCACCGTCGACGGCGAGGTCGTCACGCGCCTCGGCACCAAGGTCGACCCCCGCACGGCGGTGATCCGGGTCGACGGCCAGCGGCTGCCGCCGATCTCGCCGCACGTCTACCTCGTGCTCAACAAGCCGCTGGGCGTGGTGTCGACGATGAGCGACCCCGAGGGACGCCGGAACCTGGGCGACCTCGTGGCCGACCGGCCCGAGCGGCTCTTCCACGTCGGCCGGCTCGACACCGACACGTCGGGCCTGATCCTGCTGACCAACGACGGCGACTTCGCGCACCGCATGGCGCACCCGTCGTTCGAGGTGGACAAGACGTACGTCGCGGAGGTCGACGGCCAGGTCAGCCGGGAGACCCTGCAGGAGCTGCGCGACGGCGTGACCCTGGACGACGGCCCGGTGACGGTCCGCTCCGTGAAGGTGGTCGAGAAGGGCGCCGGCGGGGCGGTGGGTCGCACCATCGTCGAGCTCGTCATCCACGAGGGCCGCAACCGCATCGTCCGTCGGCTGCTGCAGCACGTCGGCCACCCGGTGCGGCGGCTCACGCGCACCAAGATCGGCCCCGTCGAGCTCCGCGGCCTCCGCGGCGGCGAGCTGCGGGACCTCACGCGCGAGGAGCTCGGCGCGCTGCTGGACCGCGCGCAGCTCTGA
- the scpB gene encoding SMC-Scp complex subunit ScpB, giving the protein MSEDGAATGTDGPVVVPPAELRPSLEALLMVADQPLPAVVLAAAVGRGTSEVEAALRALEEEYAADGRGFELRNVAGGWRYYTREAHAAVVERFVLDGQSSRLTQAALETLAIVAYQQPVSRARISAVRGVNVDGVMRTLLARGLVAESGQDPVTGAHLYRTTSYFLERIGITSLEDLPELAPYLPGLDEMEEPPA; this is encoded by the coding sequence ATGAGCGAGGACGGCGCAGCGACCGGGACGGACGGGCCCGTCGTCGTACCTCCGGCGGAGCTGCGGCCCAGCCTCGAGGCGCTCCTCATGGTCGCCGACCAGCCCCTGCCCGCCGTCGTGCTGGCCGCGGCCGTCGGGCGGGGCACGTCGGAGGTGGAGGCGGCGCTGCGTGCGCTGGAGGAGGAGTACGCCGCCGACGGCCGCGGCTTCGAGCTGCGCAACGTCGCCGGTGGCTGGCGCTACTACACGCGGGAGGCCCACGCGGCCGTCGTGGAGCGCTTCGTGCTCGACGGGCAGTCGTCGCGCCTGACACAGGCCGCCCTCGAGACGCTGGCGATCGTCGCCTACCAGCAGCCGGTGTCGCGGGCCCGCATCTCGGCGGTGCGGGGCGTCAACGTGGACGGCGTCATGCGCACCCTGCTCGCCCGCGGGCTGGTGGCCGAGTCGGGCCAGGACCCGGTGACCGGGGCGCACCTCTACCGCACGACGTCCTACTTCCTCGAGCGCATCGGCATCACGAGCCTTGAGGACCTGCCCGAGCTGGCGCCCTACCTGCCCGGGCTCGACGAGATGGAGGAACCCCCGGCATGA
- a CDS encoding segregation/condensation protein A has product MTAPAPEAVAGGSAFAVRLDNFEGPFDLLLTLISKHKLDVTEVALSQVTDEFIAHVKAGGPVWDLEQTTSFLLVASTLLDLKAARLLPSAEVEDEEDLALLEARDLLFARLLQYKAYRQVAGVLERRLADESRRHPRAVGLDERFATLLPEVLIGIGLEEFARLAAAAMAPKAAPEVSLTHIHAPAVSVREQAALVVTMLRRQGTATFRTLVADAPDRLTTVARFLALLELFREGLVAFDQVVALGELSVRWTGEDADADADVLDGVDEFDGAPAAPVAAAGPALGREEDA; this is encoded by the coding sequence ATGACCGCGCCGGCGCCCGAGGCCGTCGCCGGCGGGTCGGCCTTCGCCGTGCGTCTCGACAACTTCGAGGGGCCGTTCGACCTGCTCCTCACGCTCATCTCCAAGCACAAGCTCGACGTCACCGAGGTCGCGCTCTCGCAGGTCACCGACGAGTTCATCGCGCACGTCAAGGCCGGGGGACCGGTGTGGGACCTCGAGCAGACGACCTCCTTCCTGCTCGTCGCGTCCACCCTGCTCGACCTCAAGGCGGCGCGGCTGCTGCCGTCGGCCGAGGTGGAGGACGAGGAGGACCTGGCCCTCCTCGAGGCGCGGGACCTGCTGTTCGCGCGGCTGCTGCAGTACAAGGCCTACCGCCAGGTCGCCGGCGTGCTGGAGCGGCGGCTCGCGGACGAGTCCCGACGGCACCCCCGCGCGGTCGGCCTCGACGAGCGCTTCGCGACCCTGCTGCCCGAGGTGCTCATCGGGATCGGGCTGGAGGAGTTCGCCCGGCTCGCCGCGGCGGCGATGGCACCGAAGGCGGCGCCGGAGGTGTCCCTGACCCACATCCACGCGCCCGCCGTCAGCGTGCGCGAGCAGGCGGCGCTCGTGGTCACCATGCTGCGCCGCCAGGGCACGGCGACGTTCCGCACCCTCGTGGCCGACGCCCCCGACCGACTGACGACGGTGGCGCGCTTCCTCGCGCTGCTCGAGCTGTTCCGCGAGGGGCTCGTCGCCTTCGACCAGGTCGTCGCGCTGGGGGAGCTGAGCGTGCGGTGGACCGGCGAGGACGCCGACGCGGACGCCGACGTCCTCGACGGGGTGGACGAGTTCGACGGCGCGCCCGCGGCCCCGGTGGCTGCGGCGGGTCCGGCCCTCGGTCGGGAGGAGGACGCATGA